One segment of Halomonas sp. TD01 DNA contains the following:
- a CDS encoding VOC family protein, which translates to MLSGLDHLVVTVTDMGRAVDFYSRVLGLDVRYRDAQRVDLILGDTALRLHQTDTDIAPVSATPTPGSLDLCLRCLLPLDEFKQHLDALAIDVELGPVARQGANGPIESIYLRDPDGNLLEICRPAAR; encoded by the coding sequence ATGCTCTCAGGTTTGGACCATCTTGTTGTTACGGTGACTGATATGGGTCGCGCCGTGGATTTTTACTCTCGTGTGCTTGGTTTAGACGTGCGCTACCGAGACGCACAGCGGGTTGATCTTATACTCGGCGACACTGCACTGCGTCTGCATCAAACCGACACCGACATTGCCCCTGTTTCTGCCACTCCAACCCCTGGCAGCCTGGACTTATGCCTACGCTGCCTGCTGCCGCTGGATGAGTTCAAGCAGCATTTGGATGCGCTTGCTATTGACGTAGAGCTTGGCCCGGTTGCCCGCCAAGGCGCCAATGGCCCAATTGAGTCGATTTACTTACGCGATCCAGACGGTAATTTGCTGGAAATTTGCCGACCTGCTGCCCGCTAA
- a CDS encoding class I SAM-dependent methyltransferase, translating into MMRRCPLCNTPHPTLYHQDRRRDYYQCATCALVFVPAEQHLNALQEKAEYDQHQNSPHDTGYRRFLGRLFDPLVAKLPQGARGLDFGCGPGPTLSVMFEEAGLAMAIYDIFYAPDVAVLNCRYDFITATEVVEHLSSPGDELSQLVEKLVPGGYLGVMTKRVSTPEAFARWHYINDPTHVCFFSEATFCWWADQRGLSVEFPGNDTAIFKKH; encoded by the coding sequence ATGATGCGACGCTGCCCGCTATGCAATACGCCTCACCCGACGCTATATCACCAAGACCGTCGCCGCGATTACTACCAGTGTGCCACGTGTGCCTTGGTGTTTGTGCCTGCTGAACAGCATTTAAATGCACTTCAAGAAAAAGCAGAGTACGACCAGCATCAGAATTCGCCGCATGATACGGGATATCGGCGTTTTCTGGGGCGTTTATTTGACCCATTAGTGGCTAAACTGCCGCAAGGTGCCCGAGGGCTGGACTTTGGCTGTGGTCCAGGTCCTACGTTGTCGGTAATGTTTGAAGAGGCGGGGCTCGCGATGGCGATTTACGATATTTTTTATGCCCCAGACGTCGCAGTGCTGAACTGTCGGTATGACTTTATTACTGCCACCGAGGTAGTAGAGCATTTGTCATCACCTGGCGACGAACTTAGCCAACTGGTCGAGAAATTAGTCCCTGGGGGCTATCTTGGGGTGATGACAAAACGTGTCAGCACCCCCGAGGCATTTGCCCGCTGGCACTACATTAATGACCCAACCCATGTGTGCTTTTTCAGTGAAGCGACGTTTTGTTGGTGGGCTGATCAGCGAGGTTTGTCAGTGGAATTTCCTGGCAATGACACGGCAATATTTAAAAAACACTAA
- a CDS encoding DUF4870 family protein produces the protein MTQRYIPKEEMRPPQIIYALYLAGLVTANITLLIGVIIAYVYRNEAAPWLQAHYRYLIRTFWIGCLYFIVTFTLSLMLVGTLLWPLLVVWLCVRCIIGWVAVRKGEPPARPGSWLW, from the coding sequence ATGACCCAGCGTTATATTCCCAAAGAGGAAATGCGCCCGCCACAAATCATTTACGCACTTTACTTAGCGGGCCTAGTAACAGCAAATATTACGCTGTTGATTGGCGTTATTATCGCTTATGTGTATCGCAATGAAGCGGCGCCGTGGCTGCAAGCTCACTACCGTTATTTGATCCGTACTTTTTGGATAGGCTGTCTCTACTTTATAGTTACCTTTACCCTTAGCTTAATGTTAGTGGGCACATTGCTATGGCCACTATTAGTGGTGTGGCTTTGTGTGCGCTGCATTATTGGCTGGGTTGCAGTACGCAAGGGAGAGCCACCGGCTCGTCCTGGCAGCTGGCTCTGGTAA
- a CDS encoding lysophospholipid acyltransferase family protein → MTEQATSKKSLFQARAITGLWKLLARWPLAVLWRIAVLLGPLVYRFSKRERQVTEINLQVVNPEATTSQRKALAIQSLRHSAATMLELGHAWMAAPEKVEASILSVHGRDKLDSARADGRGVIVLAPHFGNWEVLNFWLSSHFPFTAMYEPPKIADLEPIIRHGRERMGASLVPTNARGVAALLKALKRSEAIGILPDQEPNWGSGVFAPFYGRDAYTATLLPKLVARTQARVVTGVALRVPGKGFEIHFLDADEQVYSEDDVVSATGVNASVEASIALDPTQYQWEYKRYRKVIEQQQGLANAKQFRLY, encoded by the coding sequence ATGACAGAGCAGGCAACTTCTAAAAAATCGCTTTTCCAGGCACGTGCCATCACAGGCCTTTGGAAACTACTGGCGCGTTGGCCACTTGCCGTTCTTTGGCGTATCGCCGTGCTATTAGGCCCGCTGGTCTATCGCTTTAGTAAACGAGAACGCCAGGTAACGGAAATCAATCTGCAAGTGGTTAACCCTGAGGCCACTACCAGCCAGCGCAAAGCACTTGCCATACAAAGCCTGCGCCACTCGGCAGCCACCATGTTGGAACTTGGCCATGCGTGGATGGCTGCTCCCGAAAAAGTAGAGGCCAGCATTTTATCGGTTCATGGCCGAGATAAACTAGACAGCGCCCGTGCCGATGGCCGCGGCGTGATTGTGCTTGCCCCACACTTTGGTAATTGGGAAGTGCTTAACTTTTGGCTCTCCAGCCACTTTCCTTTTACCGCCATGTACGAGCCACCCAAAATTGCCGACCTTGAGCCAATTATTCGCCATGGCCGTGAGCGTATGGGAGCAAGCTTGGTACCCACCAACGCCAGAGGCGTTGCTGCCCTTCTTAAAGCGCTAAAGCGTAGCGAAGCTATCGGCATCTTGCCGGATCAAGAACCAAACTGGGGCAGCGGTGTATTCGCCCCTTTTTATGGACGCGATGCTTATACGGCAACGCTGCTACCCAAACTAGTCGCCCGCACTCAGGCAAGGGTAGTTACTGGCGTTGCCTTACGGGTGCCCGGCAAAGGATTTGAAATTCATTTCCTTGACGCCGACGAGCAGGTTTACAGCGAAGATGATGTGGTATCGGCGACTGGCGTTAATGCCAGCGTAGAAGCATCAATCGCTCTTGATCCGACGCAGTATCAGTGGGAATACAAGCGCTATCGCAAAGTAATAGAGCAACAGCAAGGGCTAGCAAACGCCAAACAATTTAGGCTTTACTGA
- a CDS encoding DUF4870 family protein, whose amino-acid sequence MRDDANKAPLEGEVINESTPSEQPDTTMAMVIYALYLASFLVGFTSLVGIVIAYVYRGKGPEWLDEHYRYQIRTFWIGLLYGSIATLLTFILIGIPMLLALAVWFIVRCVKGFKGLQEKRAPTNVDSWFL is encoded by the coding sequence ATGCGCGACGATGCCAATAAAGCACCTTTAGAAGGTGAAGTAATTAACGAAAGCACGCCCTCAGAACAGCCGGACACCACTATGGCGATGGTGATTTACGCGCTTTATTTGGCAAGCTTTTTGGTAGGGTTCACCTCGCTTGTGGGCATCGTTATCGCCTATGTCTATCGTGGTAAAGGCCCTGAATGGCTGGATGAACACTACCGCTATCAGATCCGCACGTTTTGGATTGGGCTGCTCTACGGCAGCATCGCCACTTTGCTAACGTTTATTCTGATTGGCATTCCCATGCTATTGGCGTTGGCCGTATGGTTTATTGTTCGCTGTGTGAAAGGCTTTAAGGGTCTGCAGGAGAAGCGTGCACCAACCAACGTTGATAGCTGGTTCCTGTAA